The Episyrphus balteatus chromosome 3, idEpiBalt1.1, whole genome shotgun sequence genome segment acaaaataattagcgcatttttttttttgtttaaattaaactcTAACTTTGTAAATCAATTCGATCTTCCTAATTCTTCCCAATCCTAAGAATCCTAAGTAAGAACAATTTTCGCTGAGATCTACATCTATCGAGTAAGCATTGTAACCAGtgcccctgttctgtaactttatcactggcgataaacgtttttcaacgtctctcaaatccattttcttccgtaaataaagcaaaatttctttcaaattcagaatttatgaattaagaaattatgatctggaacaaaatttcttttattttgataagattaaatggattttaaagtcattcaaatattttatcgccagtgataaaagttacagaacatggaCCCAGTTAaagtttctgtaaaaaattaataagttataataataataataattattgattTCCTCTTGATTTTACCCACACTTTTAGGCTTATTTTCATCACGCACTCTGGCCGTGCGTCTATCGTCAAATACCTTAATAGTGGCAATATGAATTACATGTTCCAGGTGTTTTGAACGATAAACACGTTGCTTCTTGACCTAGGCTTGAATCAGTAAATGTattcaaaacttcaaaataatcgcaatttaccaaaaaataatgTGCTTAACATCCAGTCGCATTCGGCTCTTGTCCACGATCATGAAACCCTACCAACccttgtttttcattttttttccaaatgtttaattttttgtattctttcagATGAAGTTGCTGTCATCGATGAAATCCAGCTGCTCAAAGATCCCCAAAGAGGTTGGGCATGGACGAGAGCGTTTCTTGGTTTGATTGCTGACGAGGTACATGTTTGTGGTGAAGCTGGTTCACTTgaacttttgcaaaaaatttgcgAAACAACTCACGAAACAGTTGAAGTTAACACATACAATCGTCTGACTGAACTAACCATCGAAGATTCAGCCTTAGTAACACTTGACAATGTCCAACCAGGAGATTGTATAGTTTGTTTTAATAAGAACGACATCTACTCTGTTTCCAGAGAGATCGAAGCGAGGTGACTATCAATGGTTtatttagatttattttattctaagAGAACTCTTTTCAGAGGGAAGGAAGTGGCTGTGATTTATGGAGGACTCCCTCCAGGAACCAAACTCGCTCAAGCAGCTAAATTTAATGATCCTGAAAATAGTTGCAAAGTCATGGTTGCAACAGATGCTATTGGAATGGGATTGAATCTAAGCATTCGTCGAATAATTTTCTATTCAATTATAAAACCAACAATGAATGAAAAAGGCGAGCGAGAAATAGATACAATTTCTGTGTCACAAGCTTTACAAATTGCTGGACGAGCTGGTCGATTTAAAACTCAATGGGAACATGGATATGTGACCACATACAAAGCAGAAGATTTGCCaacattgaaaaatatcttAACACAAAGTCCAGATCCGCTTAAAAAAGCTGGACTTCATCCAACTGCAGAtcaaattgaattgtatgcttATCATTTGCCAAATTCGACTTTGAGTAATTTGATGGTAATTTTTTTGGGGATAAAgtgatttcaaataaaaaaatcttctcaTTTTCAGGACATCTTTGTGACTCTTTGCACTGTCGATGATTCCTTGTACTTTATGTGCAATACTGAAGACTTTAAATTCTTAGCTGAAATGATTCAGCATGTACCTCTGCCGCTGAGGGCTCGTTATGTCTTTTGCTGTGCTCCAATTAACAAAAAGATGGCTTTCGTTTGTTCGATGTTCCTTAAGGTAGATAATTCCTGTAATTACTAGCTTATAATAGCTTTTATAAACCTTGATTTGCAGATTGCCAGACAGTACAGTAAAAGTGAACCAATCTCATATGAATTTATCGCTCATCACTGTGGCTGGCCACTAGGCTTGCCAAGAACAATCTTAGATCTAGTCCATTTAGAGTCAGTCTTTGACGTCATGGATCTGTATCTCTGGTTGAGGTAAGAGCTCTCATTTGACTTCCATAATTTACTTGTATTAACAGAAAATCTGTCTCCCCTCAGCTATCGTTTCACTGATATGTTCCCAGATGCAGCTCAAGTCCGAGTATCACAAAAGGAACTCGATGAGATTATTCAACAGGGCGTGTTCCAAATTACTCGTCTGCTCAAAAACACAGAAGCCAGTCAACAAGCTGGTGATAATGAGCCATCATATCCAGTTAGAAGATCGACCTCTACCAAAGGTAAGACTCTCCGATTCTTGGAAAGCTTAAGTGTTAAATATTTATCTCATTTTGTAGAACCTCGTATACCAGCCAGTGCTAGAGGTAGACTGACTGAACGCTTGCTAGCTCAAGGCCTCCTAACTCCTGGCATGCTGAGTGAGTTGCGCAAAGAATGgggccaacaacaacaacatagaGACAGAGGTCATAGTCCTTCAGATagtgaagatgatgatgattcgCCAAGAAAACCTAGGAGAAAGCGGAAAAAGTAGAAAACTCCCAAAACacgaaaacaataaaattgttgaacaaaaaataactatAAATACCACTAGAATTGTGTCAATAAATTTTTAGAGTTACATTTTAGTATCAAGAttcaagacaagaaaaaatactcgattgtattgtattttaccttttttgtttaatcaattttatttataaatatttgatGAATGGAGAGAGATGATGGAGAAAAAGAAGagaagaaatttaaaacaaacttGGAGTGCGTgctcattaattttttaaagttgtcgtcgttgtcgtcgtcgcaTCGTGGTGAGACAGTGTAATAGCTTCGCGCCAAATTCAATAACCTGAGATGATTATTAATCAATATGGGATACACAGCATACATATATTGGTCAAGTCAAGTAGTGGAAGGCGCCTTATTGCTGTATGGAGTTTCTCGTCTGGCCTACAAAtggattatatatttttattaaattaaattttcttattattttaaaatgcaattttcaaCATTCGTCATTTTGTTGTCAACGGTTCATAAATGGAATGCTTTAAGCaggtaagttttttattttttttttttgaaaataaaaaattcaattgaactCATGTACAAGTAGAATCGTTGGCACAGAGTTTGAACAGTAAATAGAAtgtatttctatttctataatGTATCACTTTATAATAatagttaatgaaaaaaaaaaaaacacaaaaaatattgcGCATACGCCCAAGTGTACGAATATACAACAGAGATAATAACTTGACTTGATTATGCAAATAATTCTTAGGGAAACATAAATTTGGTTTTATAGGATTtcttgttttcttaaaaattaattcggAGGAAGATTCACAATCGCAGTGTTATTTCTGAGTTAGCaaatattttaaagataaaCCATAAGGAAATCCACGATGGGGCCtattgtaggtttttttttataggtttaaTGTTCCCTCAACAATCATTTTGAAATTATGACTCGTTTTCCAGATCGATTGTCTTACAAAGTTTTACCAAAGAATTAGAATTAAGGAGACACATAAGGAATTCATATTGGAACACCAATCATATTTTTGCTAATACAAATGAAAGCTTAAGCATTCGTTGCTGCAAGTGTATCAAGATGGATCAAGGCATTCCATCCATATTGTTCATGTTGATCATTGAAGAATAGGGTTgattaataaaaacattttgtaactttttttcatcGGTGGTCATGGATGTAGTGCTATGATCTGTAGCATACATGTTGCTCGAAAGAGTGACACATATCAATAGCAAccaactgtttaaaaaaaataataatcgacAGATAATAACaaggtttcaaaaaaattcattgatacATGCCTCCCAATTTGTatttgctctatagggcaagtattggtttcttgtcgaaaaaaaaatttgaggttttaataaaaaccaacattacgatgatggagaattccaaaaaagtgggtctcgcaaatccgtccgtgcgtctgtacgtccatctgtacacatttccactgcctaaacgggtggatggattttcttcaaatttggtacagatgatttttatggaattctgaaagttgatttttttttgttttttttttttatatctcgcttggaaagtgtacctcccatacaaattttttaattcaaaccaaataactcaaaaagattttgattaaactttgcagacgtaatatttgaagcaattgcaataaaactgcatttttattttttctcaaaaaagtgtacctccaatacaaatttttcaaaattttgccctaaatgtcggctcttccccaacatcaactaaatttctttaaatttatatagaggcagctcttaaaatctacaagtaaactaacataaaagtgttttaaactgcaagagcaagtacttgcgaccccagtcgtgcattttatttttttcaattttggtttattgaacttgctatttacaattgacttaaaataacttatttctaagatacattgatgGATACAAATGCCTCCCCTAAACCAGTTTTCCCAATGCAAGTTATGCCCATGGTTTTACCCTTGAGCCAAACTTTGGACGTACCGTGAAGTACGTCGAACTACACGAATTTGGAATTCCTTACCCAACTCAATTTTTAAGACAAATGTTCATCGTTATCTCCCACTTAAtcctattttttgtttactaaacGCTATGTTTactatggaatattctcaaaaaTGTTATACTTGCCGAAAtgtcgtagtgcattttttttacactacggtttaTTGAATTAGGGTCATGTAAAATTTGTGTTTACTTAGTTGGGAAAAAGGTGAagtttgctttaaaactgatgcagctgagtttaaatttttgaatgcacttGTTAGCAGGGTTATTAAAGGTTccgtatcaaaagaaaaaattgagaaaacttcAGATTTGTAGTTACGGCACATGAaagaccgtcacagggtgaacattttttcgattttttttcgaatgcccataactcccaaaatatatggctgcgatttttttaattatttttctgataacagtCACCACCTaacctatctaccgttttcatttcgacgttgacttttgagacaccctgtataaagggtaatgaaaaaaatgtattggaaAAAACTTAAATCTGTATGTATtcctaaaaatccaaaaaccattttttggaaaatttttaattgttttaattgttAACATTGAGGTACCGAAAACCTatttgcacaaaaaaatttcttatggaATGGGTGAACGACATCACaagaaagtaataaaaaaaatacgaaaactgctttttttgttttgttttaaaagtagGACGTATGctttctttgttttttctttaataaaaatcgttagaagggttttttctattttggtcACAATGCCGAATACCGGTAATTTTagatccaaaaaaaattttaattttccctaGAAATTCACTCAAAACCCTTAACTATGTAATAAGTTTGACGTAAATCGCTATAGTGGTTAGGGCTTTCGCAAAATCGATCTGCATCTCCATCttcatcaaatttttatttagaaaaaataataatgatctTTTAAGCACAGCGATCGGGTAAGCAAATCGAATATGCTGAAATTTAAACATCGAATTGGTTAACCCTGGGATTAATAAAAGAATCttttaagaattattttattaaaattattaataaatatgatGATAATAATGTTGAGGCAAACTTAGTATTAAATGTTCCAATTTAGACACTTTAAAGTTTATTcttattatcattattttgaatatttatgaTGTATTGCAATTTCGTACTTCCTAatatatagtttttgttttcgaaTTTTGTTGGTTTAATATCTTTTGGTTCAAAATAGTAAttttaaaaccaaagaaaataacaaTGTTGAACATTTACGAAATACGACTGCCCTATGATTGGCCAGGTTAGGTTTTAGGTTAGGTTCTACGATGTAAAAATCCGACAAGCCGAAACATCTTACTCGGATCTCGATGTATCCATTATGCTTTCCATTTGCTAATGTACAAGGTCGAAATAGTCAATAGAAATAGTAGTTAGTtgaatatgaaaacaaatacaaaaatgttacacatacgcgtACAGCTGGTACTTTGTAAAGATAGTGAAAGAGTATTTTTAGGGAAATAAGTAAATGAGGATTAgctaccaaaaataaaaatcagtcttattattttcattgtCATGGGATCCAAGAATCAAGTTGTTGTctgtttatgagaaaattgctcCTGGCACAAAAATGGAAACATCAATAAAGGAGTTGTTTGGCTCACTTTTCGAGAAATAACTATGCGATTAAAAGTGAAACTTTACTAATAccaaacacatacaaaaattacataCCTGTAACCCATTAAAAGAAGATTaagaataactattttttttttaaattttaacacatTCAATTAAAATCTCCAGTGTCCAATAACTATTTAATTTCATAGCACCACacgtttttataaatttcatgaCAACTTGGACACATCAGGGTTTCCACAATTTTCTAAACCTCCTCTCCATCACTTGAACAACTCTTTCCATATTACTACCTGTTGTGTTTGCTACTGGTCTCTCCaaagatggaataaaaaaactgTATGTCAAAGCATATAATATTCCCATATTAACCGTCTCGCCATAAATTTACCATTATGGAGTTGATCTTGCCCCAGTGGATTAATGCATATATACAAGTTGTATGCCATTGAGTGATATGTCAACGTAAATTCGGGGACACTTGTTATATGGTTGTGTGTACTCCAAATTTTCATAATAAACTTCCCCTTTAACCAACCACCTCAAAATGCATTCCTAGAACTAAAGGTTCCTCAACGTAACCCAGGTCAACAACAATTaacattaaatttgtttttattattctcACACATTTGTCTAATAGATCATcaagacaacaacaaaattctATGGAACCATTATGCTTTCTTGTCGAACTTGAATCGTCTGTCAAACATATTCACCATTAGTTGTGGAGAGCCTCGTGACTGCATTTGTATTTGGTCAAGAAGAGTCTTTTTCGCAGCCAAATCaatttcaaatagaaaaagATATTTCCCCATCGTATTCGTCTTTTGGATACTTTCGAGAGTTCACTTCTCTTCAGTTGCGTTTGGAGCAATTTCGTGGACGGTCTCTAGAacggttttcgagatatccgaaaaattttagatattttctaACGATGAAAATAATTATGTGATTAagtgaaaattttgaagaaaaaaattatttaaaatattaaatacaaaaaagtgatgttttcaaaaatcgtttttgaGTAGCAATTTTGCATCTgcattttggaaatattttcaaaaaatttgaaaaatcttatttaagctaattgaaaaatacctgAAAATATATATGTGTCAAGTGATTCTTTCTCCCCTGACCACATTTcgaaatttttcgaaataaattttgaaaaaaatcaaaaagaaaaaaaaaaaatttacttaaatgaCAAAGGTAAAAGCCGATGAGTCAAAAACGCATGGAATATTGTATGTGTCATAATGTACAAAACCACACgagatagaaataaaaataaaagaaaatacaaaataatttaagtatATTCACTCCGTGGCTAATTTATaccttctaaaaataaaattaaaaaaaaaaaaaaatagaaaagaaaacttaaaatttttgaaaaacttgagTACCAACACACCACACCACACCACCGGGGGACAAAACATGTGTGGAAAACTTGGACGTTGTGTCTGATGTACCAACACATTTTCCAATGCACGAacttcataatttttttgtttttctttttttttgttttcaatgaaaagaaaacagaggaaaatacatttttgaaaaattttatttttcaaattttatttgtattttgagTAAATTGTAAAATTTCTATTTAAGAGAGtcgatttttgaaattgtttacatatGGTAGCAGTATAACAAGGGGGCATATTCATGAAAGCTCTCTTTGTTATGTGACCACAGatgaattttaatgtttttgaatttcTGTGAATCCGCCTTGTTAGCGGTGAAGAAATGAAAACAGTGGTTGATATGTGTATGAGAAATGCACTGAGGGGCGTGAGAAGTATGAGAACGTAAATATTAggcaattaaaattgttttattattattgtgccCCCAAAGAGAGTGTAAATATAAgagatttttatttgtttgttttaattgtaAACATTTGTGTGATTTGTTTCTggtattttactttgaacaaaataaaaaaaaaaaaattttatctataattgaaaattataatatagaaaattaaaattatggttctttttttttattatattttaatatagaATATAATTTTGCCAATAAATATGAGTAAAATaagaagtataaaaaaataaagtgaataTGAGTCAGCAATTAATACATAATactaatatttttaaactaagtatTAATCAATATATGATTTCATTTAGTAGAATGACTGTTTCAGAATAATACTGCCTAAAATTACTTAAAACTTaacagaaaaaatataattaatctTAGTAGGAAACGGGAACTTGTTGTCATTCTGATTTCCAAAGCTCCAAAACCCAAACCTAATTTTCATAACCCAAAACCAGAACATTTTGAattccaaaaatcaattattctgATTTGTTAAAATTCTATTAATAGACAAAATTCACtttttacacaaaacaaaaaaattttgtggactttgaaattctataaattgtaaacaaaaattgttttggtaataaaaaaaaaacatagaattttgaaattcagaattttaaaattccaatccaaaatttatttcaaattttaaatacagaatttttaaattacagaaaatgaaaatacagaaataaatgataaatgattttcgggaaaccgacgaagttacgaataccagagttacgggcgacagagttacgagcgtcaaagttacgcgaaaccgaagttacgaaaaactagagttacgaattctaaagttatgttaagctatgatatgtgatttttgggttggcaacaattgcgaggaacgatatggaattatggaaatacaaacaagagattaacatttttctcattggtcagaactaaatgagtaaagcgaaaatgggtgttatttaatcttgtaaaattttgattggataggtatagatatacatatcgacggttaaacttcataacctcgtaagtcgtttttgcaagtttttcagaaatcaaaaaacaatatgttgtgtttcttgtttttgtatgggatctatcaatacgagcttttgaatttcgtcattcctgaaaaatgttcaaaacaacaacattgttgaactgcatataccaaaagatagctctgaattttctgaattgtatgcattaataatatttttttcgaattttttgacttacgaggttatgaagtttaaccgtcgatatatggttttgtttttgtgagaagatcgcaaaaacgttgaaatagaaaaaaaaaacataagtatacatatatatatatatatatattgagatgtaagtttgggggacattattgaaattaacttcttatttgtccaactaatattgcacctacgtatcgatattctcttatttatgtttccataattccatatcgttccttgcaattgttgccaacccaaaaatcacatgtcatagcttaacataactttagaattcgtaactctagtttttcggaacttcggtttcgcgtaactttgacggccgtaactctgtcgcgcgtaactctgttattcgtaactccgttaccatttcaaaGTCGATAGTTATAAGAATCAGTCATGGTTTCACAGTCCAAACTGTTATTAACGATACCTGTCACAGATTTTCCACTTagttgatttattttatatttacaaattatttttttttaacaattaacgattaaaaaaatttttctcaaaattctttttacacaaaggtcacgaagataggaatAATAgtgaataataatttatttttatacaattaaataGCATTTTCAAAACTTAGTTTTATgcattttgacaaaattaaaatcaaattatgcaggtttttttcatttttaataatttttgtttttttttatgtgaaaagtttttatatgctaagaaattcttaaaatggCCACTCAAAGCAactacctgttttttttttatttctaaatgcCTCAGGGActcgaaaaccacatttaaaAAGTATGGATACCTTTTCGAGatatgttttttcaaagttttgtttAGCAATATAttaaatagtggagtaactaaagctcaaaaattggcaatattagggaacccggccgaacagcttacattttgatgatctttttttcaaacgtcggtaatttaaaatactttaaagtctatagattaaaaattgccggtgttgccgttttaattttttaaaatttaattgaagatttttgtgaacaaacaaatttttttttaaaaatttttcttaaatttcataaattaattgatgccaaaagattgtctaggaaattcaagaaaaaaaaaatatacgggagtgagggacaattttccatcgttcaagcgatagatgcaattttcttattaattgactttaacacacaaaaaaaaaatatttgaacacaacggcaacacctacaatatttaaatatacatttttaaaaagctagaagcctagtcatatttgtaaaattaaaatgaagttaattgaatgaagggcttttgaaagaatggtaactgaactcagattttgaaaaaaaaaataaaatgaagttaattgaatgaagggcttttgaaagaatggtaactgaactcagattttgaaaaaaaaaattattgaaaaaattttgacatgtcgtttttaaaactttttcttaatataaaatgcatttattttcaaatttgtttggtcacatttattatgatttgaaattataaaaggaaatgtcaatatgtataacggttaatgaaaaaaattaaaaagtaggtatttcattttcgaagaactttttttaatagaagttttgaaaaaaaaaaaatttacttattttttttttaaagttcaacatctaaatataaaattattttttattcatttaataacccttactgttgaaagttaaatagcaaaaatttagagttcttatttaccaaagtctttgagaaaattaattatttcattggaaaaattctgtttttatcaaaaaacccattgaaattgaagtaagttttaattttttttttcaaaagtgtgatatatattaccttttctgcttcgaaattcaactgataatatttatggccaaaatttttttttaaataaattcatattttataagaaaaagtttggaaaaaagtcactttaaatttttttcatacattttttttttaattctgagtttgaggaccattttttcaaaaactctttattaaatttagtggatttaaatttaagagataagaatgagcttctggctttttaaaaatgtattttaaaatattgtaggtgttgccgttgttttcaaaatattttttttttgtgtttgaagtcagattgtgagaaaattgcatttatcgcttaaacgatggaagattgtcccttactccctcatattttttttccctaaattacctagagaatctttggctatcatttgttttatgaaatttaagcaataaaaatggttttgctaaaaaaaatttaattttaatttaaaagaaaacaatacggcaacatcggcaatttttattctatagactttaaagta includes the following:
- the LOC129916810 gene encoding ATP-dependent RNA helicase SUV3 homolog, mitochondrial yields the protein MLNTKRGIGLICSATHRLSISKFSLPRQPYILSKCVHVTGYHQARGKKPGPNNVSALFKPVLVRPTDDEINVGAELVGKLDKTDLLNTLNKFTQKREIKLLCIENGLDSYLQQQAFASFRRYCIEAENLPVDLHITISDILHGAGHIDDIFPYFLRHAKTIFPHLDCMDDLKKISDLRTPANWYPSARAITRKIIFHAGPTNSGKTYHAMERFLTAKSGVYCGPLKLLATEVFNKSNERGTPCDLVTGEERKFGINENTPAAHVACTVEMTSVTTPYEVAVIDEIQLLKDPQRGWAWTRAFLGLIADEVHVCGEAGSLELLQKICETTHETVEVNTYNRLTELTIEDSALVTLDNVQPGDCIVCFNKNDIYSVSREIEARGKEVAVIYGGLPPGTKLAQAAKFNDPENSCKVMVATDAIGMGLNLSIRRIIFYSIIKPTMNEKGEREIDTISVSQALQIAGRAGRFKTQWEHGYVTTYKAEDLPTLKNILTQSPDPLKKAGLHPTADQIELYAYHLPNSTLSNLMDIFVTLCTVDDSLYFMCNTEDFKFLAEMIQHVPLPLRARYVFCCAPINKKMAFVCSMFLKIARQYSKSEPISYEFIAHHCGWPLGLPRTILDLVHLESVFDVMDLYLWLSYRFTDMFPDAAQVRVSQKELDEIIQQGVFQITRLLKNTEASQQAGDNEPSYPVRRSTSTKEPRIPASARGRLTERLLAQGLLTPGMLSELRKEWGQQQQHRDRGHSPSDSEDDDDSPRKPRRKRKK